One Nicotiana tomentosiformis chromosome 4, ASM39032v3, whole genome shotgun sequence genomic window carries:
- the LOC104100297 gene encoding pectin acetylesterase 8-like gives MVMATRTLHLFCLLVCSLAIIKSECAKDLGSYNVTKTILKNAVSKGAVCLDGSPPAYHFEPGFGKGIGNWIVQLSGGAWCTNVKECQDRIWDKNVGSTNFTDSWNFQGIYSENSTANPDFYNWNKVFVRYCDGGAFTGDVEYVDHVTNLHFRGARIFEAAMEELLAKGLKNAKNAILAGSSAGGYPTMLYCDHFRSLLPNTLRVKCLVDSGYFIHAKNPMQARGFEKIYNSLLTLHGSTKALPKSCTSKMNPLLCFFPENMQQHIKTPLFIAMSAFDYYQMKTTIDPNADRCVENRTCTERQNKAFREFRSEFLSALPKSNNPKLRGVFIDSVIHHSALSYRWTLENAIMINNLSAPKAFADWYFDRKYWYVIDKHDLPIPTTKD, from the exons ATGGTGATGGCGACAAGAACTCTTCATCTTTTTTGCTTGCTTGTTTGTTCTTTGGCCATCATCAAATCTGAATGTGCAAAAGACTTAGGTTCCTACAATGTGACGAAGACAATCCTTAAGAATGCTGTGTCAAAAGGAGCAG TATGTTTGGATGGATCACCTCCAGCATACCATTTTGAACCTGGATTTGGCAAAGGAATTGGAAATTGGATTGTACAACTTTCG GGAGGAGCATGGTGCACAAACGTCAAAGAATGCCAGGATCGTATTTGGGACAAGAACGTCGGTTCTACAAATTTTACGGATTCGTGGAATTTTCAAGGAATTTATAGCGAGAATTCGACTGCAAATCCAG ATTTCTACAACTGGAACAAAGTGTTTGTTAGATACTGTGACGGTGGAGCGTTCACTGGAGATGTTGAATACGTTGATCAT GTTACTAATCTCCACTTCAGAGGCGCGAGGATTTTTGAAGCAGCAATGGAGGAATTATTGGCAAAAGGATTAAAGAATGCCAAAAAT GCTATTCTTGCTGGAAGTTCAGCCGGAGGATATCCAACAATGCTATATTGTGATCACTTCCGCAGTTTATTGCCAAATACTCTTAGAGTGAAATGCTTAGTTGATTCTGGTTACTTTATCCATGC GAAGAACCCTATGCAAGCAAGAGGTTTCGAGAAAATTTATAACTCACTTCTCACTTTACAT GGATCTACCAAAGCGCTACCCAAATCATGCACTTCAAAAATGAATCCACTATTG TGCTTCTTCCCCGAAAACATGCAACAACATATCAAGACACCACTTTTCATTGCGATGTCAGCATTTGATTATTATCAG ATGAAAACTACTATAGACCCGAATGCAGACCGATGCGTTGAAAACAGGACATGCACTGAGCGTCAAAACAAGGCCTTTAGAG AGTTTAGGTCGGAATTCTTAAGTGCTCTGCCCAAATCAAACAATCCTAAGTTGAGAGGAGTTTTCATTGACTCCGTAATTCATCATTCAGCGCTATCATATAGGTGGACTCTTGAAAACGCCATTATGATTAATAACCTG TCTGCACCGAAGGCATTTGCTGATTGGTACTTCGATCGAAAGTACTGGTATGTAATAGATAAGCATGACCTGCCAATCCCTACAACAAAAGACTGA